The following coding sequences lie in one Biomphalaria glabrata chromosome 18, xgBioGlab47.1, whole genome shotgun sequence genomic window:
- the LOC129923881 gene encoding uncharacterized protein LOC129923881 isoform X1, which produces MVLVTFILCLLTNVINIVSLSCRQENAHFLFILDCRRQIEEQWRFTQDTRLILKTSAHIWSKSFEYLTFSAESGVYDPEATFDGDLDIDQLKHKCTETFPIEDMLYQSKEKDFLMSFIFVSNFTQNATISDDILQTILVGLQENQMLNTFFLLESSERDLLPEHKSIHYFRSFQDANFEDFYSLICKCPNDKNTIRHSYANVQTSFYHLINGLTISNVDAGTLCAERYNSYLVSFESYEEINLITEMVENYTIDNEINKTLLHTGLKWGYQGIALLMDSKNPFWLDNSFNYVKGKECFVLRFSGKGDTPKGLDYNFQPVECNEDQISVIVICECHQQINNEEIFSHASLQESDFAFTNFDKLIDLLKGEFVFDFSVRISVEFQSCTINNNSSSDYLPSKICSEIVLNVLERDTLMHPSISVYFDHSLKRIGKFIYTKQRISVSNCTHYKQCQEKHLKPTSESYEGKLSILCAHDTGNTTNQESCKKYEIDSSILLDTVELHGESHYRCIKFMDSTYNEHLKDCNNFVCPKGFIKCPNSYCVFMHDINDGVPDCPFGEEEFVFNRLERFVSVTFLLSDVCINRGNGGTLNNTFVCRVPCPYGHSCLSSKSTNNKGETSIEYYTIHLPLYVVSDSILPIDFIIKLPAFGLIALDGSDCKRTDFDTSFKFWRLSDLLWLDLSNNNLITSEEMTLFSKLEKLLFLNLSFNINLNIDGDFKFPELLETIDLSHTKISSLGDQCFQRLRNLKHLNLSFTQIIRFKDMGIPEYFILESLYIQGLHMSVIQIDFFKGLTIESGVWTSDYKLCCPQILNKNISANKCHSPMDVISSCKHLVGDVIKRVVIWIVGLFTLSGNGIVLAYTLVFNRQVLKKAYGLFVTGLAVSDFLMGIYLTIIASVDIYFQDVYVLEEIEWKKGFVCALSGFLSTFSSETSTFFISLITVERFLCLAYPFGEYRFSKFSTWMSFALSWMTACILALVPVIVSDWKIYSSNGLCLALPFSSTLTKGWQFSFIIFIGLNFVLFLLIAFGQVAIFASITRNRVAGSNNLKLKSKRRSEDLTVAKKLAMVAITDFLCWFPIGIIGLLSLKGYRIDRDIYAWVAVFVLPVNSALNPIIYTVPTIFNRYRH; this is translated from the exons ATGGTTCTTGTTACATTCATCTTGTGTCTCTTGACTA ATGTGATCAATATTGTTTCGCTGTCGTGTCGCCAAGAAAACGCACACTTTTTGTTTATACTGGATTGCAGACGACAAATAGAAGAACAGTGGCGGTTCACACAGGACACGAGgctcattttaaaaacaagcgCGCATATTTGGAGCAAAAGTTTCGAATATTTGACATTCTCTGCTGAATCAGGCGTGTACGACCCGGAAGCTACGTTCGACGGGGACTTAGACATAGACCAACTGAAACACAAATGTACCGAAACGTTCCCCATAGAAGACATGCTGTATCAATCAAAGGAAAAAGATTTCTTAATGTCCTTTATTTTTGTCTCTAACTTTACCCAGAATGCAACAATATCAGACGACATCCTGCAGACGATACTAGTTGGTTTACAAGAGAACCAGATGCTCAACACTTTTTTCCTATTAGAATCGTCTGAAAGAGATTTACTTCCGGAGCACAAGTCTATACATTACTTCCGTTCCTTCCAAGACGCTAACTTTGAGGATTTTTATTCATTAATATGCAAATGCCCAAATGATAAAAATACTATCAGACATTCGTACGCTAATGTCCAGACTTCCTTCTACCATCTCATCAATGGCCTAACCATAAGTAACGTGGACGCTGGGACGCTGTGTGCGGAGAGATACAACAGTTATTTGGTCTCCTTTGAATCGTATGAAGAAATAAACTTAATCACAGAGATGGTTGAAAACTATACAATAgataatgaaataaacaaaacccTTTTACACACTGGATTAAAATGGGGATACCAGGGCATTGCCTTACTTATGGATTCAAAAAACCCATTTTGGTTGGACAATAGTTTTAATTACGTTAAAGGTAAGGAATGTTTTGTCTTGAGATTTTCGGGTAAAGGGGACACTCCTAAAGGTCTGGATTATAATTTTCAACCAGTAGAATGTAATGAGGATCAAATCTCTGTCATTGTCATCTGTGAATGCCATCAGCAAATCAATAATGAAGAAATATTTTCTCACGCATCCTTACAAGAAAGCGACTTTGCATTCACTAATTTCGACAAACTTATTGATCTCTTAAAAGGCGAGTTTGTTTTTGATTTCTCCGTCAGGATTTCTGTAGAATTTCAAAGTTGCACTATTAACAACAACAGCTCAAGCGATTACTTGCCCTCAAAAATTTGCTCAGAAATTGTGCTGAACGTATTAGAAAGAGATACTTTAATGCATCCATCAATTTCAGTTTATTTTGACCATTCTCTAAAGAGAATTGgcaaatttatttatacaaagcAACGTATTAGTGTTTCGAACTGTACACATTATAAGCAATGTCAAGAAAAACATCTCAAGCCGACTTCTGAATCGTATGAGGGCAAACTGTCTATCTTGTGTGCCCATGACACGGGTAATACTACTAATCAGGAATCGTGTAAAAAATATGAAATCGACTCCAGTATACTTCTCGATACTGTGGAACTCCATGGAGAGTCACACTACAGATGTATTAAGTTCATGGATAGTACTTATAACGAACATCTAAAGGATTGTAACAATTTCGTCTGTCCGAAAGGGTTCATTAAATGTCCAAACTCGTATTGCGTGTTCATGCATGACATCAACGACGGTGTGCCTGATTGCCCGTTTGGCGAGGAAGAGTTCGTGTTTAACCGTCTGGAACGTTTTGTCAGCGTGACATTTCTGCTCAGTGATGTTTGTATCAACAGGGGCAATGGTGGCACGCTCAATAACACCTTTGTTTGCCGAGTCCCATGCCCCTATGGGCATAGCTGTCTGTCAAGCAAAAGTACAAACAATAAAGGTGAAACATCAATAGAGTACTACACAATACACCTCCCACTGTACGTTGTGTCTGACTCCATTCTacccattgattttattattaaactcCCTGCGTTTGGTCTTATCGCGTTGGATGGTAGTGATTGCAAAAGGACAGACTTTGATACATCTTTCAAATTCTGGCGACTCTCCGACCTTTTGTGGCTTGATCTTagcaataataatttaattaccaGTGAAGAGATGACGTTATTTTCGAAACTGgagaaattattatttctaaatcTGTCGTTCaatataaatttgaatattGACGGCGACTTTAAATTTCCCGAGTTGCTAGAAACTATTGATCTGTCTCACACGAAAATTTCGTCCTTAGGAGATCAATGTTTTCAAAgattaagaaatttaaaacatcTTAATCTCAGCTTTACACAAATAATCAGATTTAAAGATATGGGAATACCAGAGTACTTTATTCTAGAGAGCCTTTATATACAAGGATTACATATGTCCGTTattcaaatagattttttcaAAGGTTTGACCATAGAGTCTGGTGTATGGACAAGCGATTATAAGTTGTGTTGCCCACAAATATTGAACAAGAATATATCTGCGAACAAATGTCATTCTCCTATGGATGTCATCTCATCGTGTAAACATCTAGTGGGTGATGTCATCAAAAGAGTTGTCATTTGGATAGTGGGTCTCTTTACTTTATCAGGCAATGGCATTGTACTGGCTTACACCCTTGTTTTCAACAGACAGGTCTTGAAAAAAGCATACGGTCTGTTTGTAACGGGTCTTGCAGTCTCAGATTTCCTCATGGGGATCTATTTAACCATTATTGCCAGCGTCGACATTTACTTTCAAGACGTCTACGTCCTGGAGGAGATTGAATGGAAAAAAGGATTTGTTTGTGCCTTGTCTGGGTTTTTATCCACCTTCTCCAGTGAAACGTCGacctttttcatttctttgatAACAGTAGAACGCTTCCTGTGTCTAGCTTATCCATTTGGCGAATATCGTTTCTCGAAGTTTTCAACTTGGATGTCATTTGCGCTTTCTTGGATGACAGCGTGTATTCTGGCATTGGTCCCAGTGATTGTGTCTGATTGGAAGATTTATTCCTCTAACGGACTGTGTCTAGCTCTCCCATTCAGCTCCACTCTCACCAAAGGCTGGCAGTTCTCTTTTATAATATTCATTGGACTGaatttcgttttgtttttgctGATAGCGTTCGGCCAAGTCGCTATATTTGCTAGCATTACCAGAAATAGAGTCGCCGGGAGTaataatttgaaactaaaatCAAAAAGAAGATCAGAAGATCTAACTGTGGCCAAGAAATTGGCCATGGTGGCCATAACGGACTTTTTGTGTTGGTTTCCGATAGGTATCATTGGTTTGCTCTCTCTAAAAGGTTATCGAATAGATCGTGATATTTACGCTTGGGTCGCTGTCTTTGTGTTGCCTGTAAACTCAGCATTGAACCCAATTATCTACACTGTTCCAACTATATTCAACAGATATAGACATTAA
- the LOC129923881 gene encoding uncharacterized protein LOC129923881 isoform X2, with amino-acid sequence MVLVTFILCLLTNVINIVSLSCRQENAHFLFILDCRRQIEEQWRFTQDTRLILKTSAHIWSKSFEYLTFSAESGVYDPEATFDGDLDIDQLKHKCTETFPIEDMLYQSKEKDFLMSFIFVSNFTQNATISDDILQTILVGLQENQMLNTFFLLESSERDLLPEHKSIHYFRSFQDANFEDFYSLICKCPNDKNTIRHSYANVQTSFYHLINGLTISNVDAGTLCAERYNSYLVSFESYEEINLITEMVENYTIDNEINKTLLHTGLKWGYQGIALLMDSKNPFWLDNSFNYVKGSSRVQGTGHWTEISNTALTIFPEMRKLMYILRKQL; translated from the exons ATGGTTCTTGTTACATTCATCTTGTGTCTCTTGACTA ATGTGATCAATATTGTTTCGCTGTCGTGTCGCCAAGAAAACGCACACTTTTTGTTTATACTGGATTGCAGACGACAAATAGAAGAACAGTGGCGGTTCACACAGGACACGAGgctcattttaaaaacaagcgCGCATATTTGGAGCAAAAGTTTCGAATATTTGACATTCTCTGCTGAATCAGGCGTGTACGACCCGGAAGCTACGTTCGACGGGGACTTAGACATAGACCAACTGAAACACAAATGTACCGAAACGTTCCCCATAGAAGACATGCTGTATCAATCAAAGGAAAAAGATTTCTTAATGTCCTTTATTTTTGTCTCTAACTTTACCCAGAATGCAACAATATCAGACGACATCCTGCAGACGATACTAGTTGGTTTACAAGAGAACCAGATGCTCAACACTTTTTTCCTATTAGAATCGTCTGAAAGAGATTTACTTCCGGAGCACAAGTCTATACATTACTTCCGTTCCTTCCAAGACGCTAACTTTGAGGATTTTTATTCATTAATATGCAAATGCCCAAATGATAAAAATACTATCAGACATTCGTACGCTAATGTCCAGACTTCCTTCTACCATCTCATCAATGGCCTAACCATAAGTAACGTGGACGCTGGGACGCTGTGTGCGGAGAGATACAACAGTTATTTGGTCTCCTTTGAATCGTATGAAGAAATAAACTTAATCACAGAGATGGTTGAAAACTATACAATAgataatgaaataaacaaaacccTTTTACACACTGGATTAAAATGGGGATACCAGGGCATTGCCTTACTTATGGATTCAAAAAACCCATTTTGGTTGGACAATAGTTTTAATTACGTTAAAG GATCTTCACGGGTTCAGGGGACTGGACACTGGACCGAGATTTCGAatacggctctaacgattttcccaGAAATGAGAAAGCttatgtatattttaaggaAACAATTATAA
- the LOC106068243 gene encoding putative acyl-CoA synthetase YngI — protein sequence MGGIVSSMNDLDTLPKRLQYLSEEDPNKELYVFYNRSVRDSYTSRELFILAGRFAHRLRQQGFQKGDVIANTLPNSPERLITDVGIIMAGCVAMNGQAVLADGSDFFQSAKVSRCGAVIMADEGSGWQLLHKFLKNEKNDEMLSPLSVKEAPELKWAIIISRRNQNLLQDLKTKSQEMFVCPLDTEDVVVVLTTSGSTGYSKLVPRTHREIIVVSVCRSAMISPDVEWAESREKQFLFYSDRMMGWTADHSFYTLCQAETRVMLDLFSKPPGRDIYVEMWEALEAERCKMCTLLLPELEHLMESLRMPSGPKNKLKLIITGAQPYRKSQLKKFFNFSDNVYVVYGSTEVCYMSGKYAKEESYTSNNCGHAVNGMILKVCRDNGEQCQANETGTIFAKGQYVFRGYFNLLEKPTQDSAVFTPGGWFNTEDYGFFNDEGDLHVFGRLKDVIMYGPTVFYPGWMEKRLAEHPDIVDAFIVPVTDPVLYQNICAHVRVKKDSHLSQDELRDYCDAIFLSEASPGLITKPKYFIITKEDFPTTLTGKTDKQFLKRKAEELFGCGAKL from the exons ATGGGCGGCATTGTAAGCTCTATGAACGACCTTGACACTCTGCCAAAGAGGCTCCAGTACCTGTCCGAGGAGGACCCCAACAAGGAGCTCTACGTTTTCTACAACCGCAGTGTTCGCGATTCCTACACCTCCAGAGAACTGTTCATCTTGGCTGGGAGGTTCGCCCACAGACTACGTCAGCAAGGGTTTCAAAAAGGGGACGTCATCGCCAACACGCTGCCAAACTCCCCGGAGCGCCTCATTACAGACGTCGGCATCATCATGGCCGGATGTGTAGCTATGAATGGACAG GCTGTATTAGCAGACGGTTCAGACTTTTTCCAGTCTGCCAAGGTCAGCAGATGTGGCGCGGTCATCATGGCCGATGAGGGATCTGGGTGGCAACTCCTTCATAAGTTTCTGAAGAATGAGAAGAACGATGAAATGTTGTCTCCCCTGTCTGTCAAAGAAGCTCCAGAATTGAAGTGGGCCATAATTATTTCCAg ACGGAATCAAAATTTGCTCCAAGACCTGAAGACAAAATCTCAGGAAATGTTTGTCTGCCCCTTGGACACTGAGGACGTCGTGGTGGTGTTGACCACCTCGGGGTCCACCGGCTACAGCAAACTCGTTCCTCGGACACATCGAGAGATCATCGTCGTGAGCGTGTGCCGATCAGCAATGATCTCACCAGACGTGGAGTGGGCAGAGTCCAGAGAGAAGCAGTTTCTCTTCTACAGTGACAGGATGATGG GCTGGACTGCCGACCATTCCTTCTACACCCTTTGCCAGGCAGAAACCAGGGTGATGCTAGATCTGTTCTCGAAACCTCCAGGTAGAGACATCTACGTAGAGATGTGGGAAGCTTTGGAAGCTGAACGCTGCAAGATGTGTACACTGCTGCTACCGGAGTTGGAGCACTTAATGGAAAGTCTGAGAATGCCCAGTGGTCCCAAGAACAAGCTGAAGCTGATCATCACAGGAGCTCAGCCTTACAGAAAG AGTCAACTGAAGAAGTTTTTCAATTTCTCTGACAATGTTTACGTTGTCTATGGAAGTACGGAAGTGTGTTATATGTCAGGAAAATACGCCAAAG aggAGAGTTACACGTCCAATAACTGTGGCCATGCTGTGAACGGAATGATTCTCAAAGTCTGTCGTGACAATGGAGAGCAGTGTCAGGCTAATGAGACCGGAACAATATTCGCTAaag GCCAATACGTATTTCGAGGTTACTTCAATCTACTAGAAAAACCCACTCAGGACTCTGCCGTTTTCACCCCAGGCGGCTGGTTTAACACCGAAGATTACGGATTCTTCAACGATGAAGGCGACCTGCACGTTTTTGGCCGGCTCAAAGACGTCATCATGTATGGGCCGACCGTCTTCTACCCTGGGTGGATGGAGAAGAGACTGGCCGAGCACCCCGATATAGTGGACGCCTTCATAGTTCCA GTAACCGATCCCGTCTTATATCAAAACATATGCGCTCATGTCCGAGTGAAGAAAGACAGCCATTTAAGCCAAGATGAGCTGAGAGACTACTGCGATGCCATCTTCTTATCAGAGGCGTCTCCAGGGTTGATAACAAAGCCGAAATATTTCATT ATCACGAAGGAGGACTTCCCAACGACACTCACCGGTAAAACTGACAAGCAGTTCTTGAAAAGAAAAGCCGAAGAATTGTTTGGATGTGGtgcaaaattgtaa